The following proteins are encoded in a genomic region of Aquifex aeolicus VF5:
- the glnB gene encoding nitrogen regulator P-II GlnB has protein sequence MKKIEAIIKPFKLDEVKDALVEIGIGGMTVTEVKGFGQQKGHTEIYRGTEYVIDFLPKVKIEVVVRDEDVEKVVETIVKTAQTGRVGDGKIFIIPVEDVIRIRTGERGEQAI, from the coding sequence ATGAAAAAGATCGAGGCGATTATTAAACCTTTTAAGCTCGACGAAGTGAAGGACGCCCTCGTTGAGATAGGCATAGGCGGTATGACCGTAACCGAGGTAAAGGGTTTTGGTCAGCAGAAGGGCCACACGGAGATTTACAGGGGAACTGAGTACGTAATTGACTTTCTGCCAAAGGTAAAGATTGAAGTTGTCGTGAGAGACGAAGACGTGGAAAAGGTGGTGGAAACCATTGTGAAAACTGCCCAGACGGGAAGGGTAGGGGACGGAAAGATATTCATAATTCCTGTTGAGGATGTCATAAGGATCAGGACCGGTGAAAGAGGTGAACAAGCCATTTAA
- a CDS encoding geranylgeranyl reductase family protein, translating into MKYDVAIVGAGPGGSTCAYVLAKKGVRVLLIDSRKEVGYPVQCAEFVPVQLSYEFPEFFPEETIAQKVKDMVHYTPWGEIVSMYSEGFILHREKWDKGIAKLAEKEGAHLRTKTKFIGFEGKYLILKDLNKREVFKVKADIVVGADGARSLVAKLTGEHTKEFLITAQYTLKLKKPLNDLLIFFRDYIPGGYGWIFPKQELANVGVGVDLSYGVNVVEVLNKFVKEVKDFVEPEPIYGRTGGFIPGEGIKNPFRGNVLLVGDAGGFCHPITGGGIANAVITGSIAARAILEGDLEEFEEEALDTLGPSINRAAQKRKKLMKEWDNLEWRIPRTWIAFEEYYK; encoded by the coding sequence ATGAAGTACGACGTTGCGATAGTAGGTGCGGGGCCCGGAGGCTCCACCTGTGCCTACGTACTTGCAAAAAAGGGAGTTAGGGTCCTGCTTATAGATTCAAGGAAGGAAGTAGGCTATCCCGTTCAGTGTGCCGAGTTTGTTCCCGTCCAGCTCTCTTACGAATTTCCCGAGTTCTTTCCCGAGGAGACAATAGCACAAAAGGTAAAAGACATGGTTCACTACACACCCTGGGGGGAAATCGTTAGTATGTACTCGGAAGGCTTCATCCTTCACAGGGAAAAGTGGGACAAAGGAATAGCCAAGCTCGCAGAAAAGGAGGGTGCGCACTTAAGAACAAAAACGAAGTTTATCGGTTTTGAGGGAAAGTATTTAATCCTAAAAGATTTAAATAAAAGGGAAGTTTTTAAGGTAAAAGCGGATATCGTGGTCGGGGCGGACGGGGCACGTTCGCTCGTTGCAAAACTCACGGGAGAACACACTAAGGAATTTTTAATAACTGCTCAGTACACACTTAAACTGAAAAAGCCTTTAAATGACCTTCTCATATTCTTTAGGGACTACATACCAGGAGGTTACGGCTGGATATTTCCGAAACAGGAACTTGCAAACGTAGGCGTCGGCGTTGACCTCTCTTACGGTGTGAACGTGGTAGAAGTTCTAAACAAGTTTGTAAAAGAAGTTAAGGACTTTGTAGAACCCGAACCTATTTACGGAAGAACCGGAGGTTTTATTCCCGGCGAGGGGATAAAGAATCCTTTCAGGGGAAACGTGCTTTTGGTAGGAGATGCGGGAGGATTCTGCCACCCCATTACGGGCGGAGGTATAGCGAACGCGGTGATTACGGGCTCAATAGCTGCAAGGGCGATACTTGAGGGAGACCTTGAAGAATTCGAAGAAGAAGCTCTGGATACCTTAGGTCCTTCTATAAACAGGGCTGCACAGAAGAGGAAAAAACTCATGAAGGAGTGGGATAACCTTGAGTGGCGGATACCGAGAACGTGGATAGCTTTCGAGGAGTATTACAAGTGA
- a CDS encoding ribosome-binding factor A: protein MSRKKERLGEQIKEIIASFVVENAPTDLGVVSITRVELSKDGSKAKVYFTVLPEGNAERVKDFLEENKRVLLSKIKKLKVKTIPSLEFEEDREIKIMEKLWEEHGEV from the coding sequence ATGAGCAGGAAGAAGGAGAGACTGGGTGAACAAATAAAGGAGATAATTGCGAGTTTCGTAGTTGAAAACGCTCCTACTGATTTGGGAGTTGTGAGCATTACGAGGGTTGAACTGAGCAAGGACGGAAGTAAAGCTAAAGTGTACTTTACAGTTCTTCCCGAAGGAAATGCAGAAAGAGTAAAGGATTTTCTTGAAGAAAACAAAAGAGTGTTACTTTCAAAAATCAAAAAACTTAAAGTAAAGACAATACCTTCCCTTGAGTTTGAAGAGGACAGAGAAATAAAGATTATGGAAAAACTCTGGGAAGAACATGGAGAGGTTTGA
- a CDS encoding ribonuclease H-like YkuK family protein: protein MPKFRDIEEVKEFIKTTDKETSIYVGCDSRQLRDKTIFVTVIVVHISSKYGAKVFWNVEKVPKINSLRQRLMEEVNRAVYHALMLMDAVDGRHFEVHLDINPDENTASSVIVKEAVGYVLAQGLTPVLKPDAIAASCAADYITERY, encoded by the coding sequence ATGCCCAAGTTCAGGGACATTGAAGAGGTAAAGGAGTTTATAAAAACTACAGATAAAGAAACTTCCATATACGTTGGTTGTGATTCCAGACAGCTCAGGGATAAAACGATATTCGTTACCGTTATCGTGGTCCACATAAGTTCAAAATACGGGGCAAAAGTTTTCTGGAATGTGGAAAAGGTTCCAAAGATAAACTCTTTGAGGCAAAGGCTTATGGAAGAGGTAAACCGTGCTGTTTATCACGCCCTTATGCTTATGGACGCGGTGGACGGCAGGCACTTTGAGGTTCATCTGGATATAAACCCGGATGAAAACACTGCGTCCAGCGTAATAGTGAAAGAAGCGGTCGGATACGTCCTTGCTCAAGGGTTAACTCCTGTTTTGAAACCTGACGCCATAGCGGCCTCCTGTGCAGCGGACTACATAACGGAGAGGTATTGA
- a CDS encoding DUF7132 family protein: METLKEWNFKLKLVRTRRGAILHVIELSKDHFFIEQNPLKDSKYGYAYRKIKNRFPEFFMFWEIKNNKYTGRLLAGAILEKKEIDEFITDVLHSEEFKKYEDVLEQIENEQEEGETG; the protein is encoded by the coding sequence ATGGAAACCTTAAAGGAGTGGAACTTTAAATTAAAACTCGTAAGAACTAGAAGGGGGGCTATACTCCACGTCATAGAACTCAGTAAAGATCACTTTTTCATAGAACAAAATCCCCTGAAGGACAGCAAGTATGGTTACGCTTACAGAAAGATTAAGAACAGATTTCCGGAATTTTTCATGTTCTGGGAGATAAAGAACAACAAGTACACGGGAAGACTGCTGGCGGGTGCGATACTCGAGAAAAAGGAAATAGACGAGTTCATAACGGACGTACTCCACAGCGAAGAGTTTAAAAAGTACGAAGATGTGTTGGAGCAAATAGAGAATGAGCAGGAAGAAGGAGAGACTGGGTGA
- a CDS encoding phosphoglycerate kinase: MLRKKTLRDVDVKGKRVLVRVDYNVPLDEQGNIVDDTRIRASLPTVEYLLDANAKVILMSHLGRPKNRDPKYSLAPVAKRLSRYINKEVKLAPDCVGEEVKRIVNSMKEGDVVLLENLRFHKEETECDENFARELASLGEVYVADAFGTCHRKHASVYLVPKFLKPAVMGFLLEKEITYFEKAMVAPQRPVVAILGGAKVSSKLEVIKNLIRRVDKLFIGGAMAFTFLKAMGYKVGNSLVEDDLQDVARDLIDVAKKLEIKLYLPVDFVIGQEVSENTPTKVVPWQEIPDGWMGLDIGPVSVELVKEIISDAQTIVWNGPMGVFEIDKFKHGTIEVAKLLAQSSALTIAGGGDTDHAIHKAGVYHAFDFVSTGGGAFLELLAGKELPCLVNLDDKEA, from the coding sequence ATGCTTAGAAAAAAGACCTTAAGGGACGTTGACGTAAAGGGGAAGAGAGTTCTCGTAAGGGTTGATTACAACGTTCCACTAGACGAACAGGGAAACATAGTAGACGACACGCGTATAAGGGCTTCCCTTCCCACAGTTGAGTACCTCCTTGACGCAAACGCAAAGGTAATTTTGATGTCCCATCTAGGAAGACCTAAAAACAGGGATCCAAAGTACAGTTTGGCACCGGTAGCCAAAAGACTTTCAAGGTATATAAACAAGGAGGTAAAACTCGCCCCGGACTGCGTGGGAGAAGAAGTAAAGCGAATTGTAAACTCCATGAAAGAGGGAGACGTAGTTCTCCTTGAAAACCTTAGGTTCCATAAAGAAGAAACGGAGTGCGATGAGAACTTTGCGAGAGAGCTTGCGAGTCTGGGAGAAGTTTACGTTGCGGACGCCTTCGGAACCTGTCACAGAAAGCACGCAAGCGTGTACCTCGTTCCCAAGTTTTTAAAACCCGCCGTAATGGGATTTTTACTGGAAAAGGAAATCACTTACTTTGAAAAGGCGATGGTAGCACCCCAGAGACCCGTGGTCGCTATCCTGGGAGGTGCTAAAGTTTCCTCCAAACTCGAAGTGATAAAGAACCTAATAAGGAGGGTAGACAAACTATTTATAGGCGGCGCTATGGCCTTTACCTTCCTCAAAGCTATGGGCTACAAGGTTGGAAATTCCCTCGTGGAGGACGACCTACAGGACGTTGCAAGGGATTTAATAGATGTTGCAAAAAAGCTAGAGATTAAACTCTACCTTCCCGTTGACTTTGTGATAGGGCAGGAAGTCTCGGAAAACACTCCCACGAAAGTAGTACCCTGGCAGGAGATACCAGACGGGTGGATGGGGCTTGATATCGGACCCGTTTCCGTTGAACTCGTAAAGGAAATAATTTCCGATGCCCAGACAATTGTGTGGAACGGGCCCATGGGAGTGTTTGAAATAGACAAGTTCAAACATGGAACAATAGAGGTCGCGAAATTACTCGCCCAATCTTCAGCCCTCACGATAGCGGGCGGAGGAGATACGGACCACGCCATTCACAAGGCGGGAGTTTATCACGCCTTTGACTTCGTCTCCACAGGAGGAGGAGCTTTCCTGGAACTTCTCGCGGGGAAAGAACTGCCCTGTCTCGTTAACCTTGACGACAAGGAGGCTTAA
- a CDS encoding ammonium transporter — MRALGFIGIILSIFSSFAYASEAKLDTGNTAWMLVASALVVFMTVPGLALFYGGLDKSKSILNTIAMSFSAFAVVTLTWIFVGYSVAYGDDIFGFIGNPFQYVLGKGISGINSDTGYPALLDLMFQLTFATITTALISGSFVGRMKFSAWILFAILWSVFVYPPVAHWVWGGGFLANDGALDFAGGTVVHINAGIAGLVGALILGRRKDTSLIPNNVPLVALGAGILWFGWFGFNAGSALGANESAAWAMINTTVATSTAALAWMFTEWLHVGKPTVVGISSGIVAGLVAITPAAGFVNLIGSIFIGAIASVCAYFMVALVKPKFGYDDALDVFGIHGVRGIVGAVLTGVFADPNVGGTPGLLYGNPKQVLIQIEGVIATILYSAILTAVILLVLKAVVGLRVSEEEELELDSSLHGEKAYNL; from the coding sequence ATGAGAGCGCTAGGATTTATAGGGATTATTCTATCAATTTTTTCCTCTTTTGCGTATGCATCTGAAGCCAAGTTAGACACTGGTAACACAGCTTGGATGCTCGTAGCTTCAGCCCTTGTGGTGTTTATGACAGTTCCCGGGCTCGCTCTTTTCTATGGAGGTTTAGACAAATCAAAGAGCATCCTAAACACGATAGCGATGTCCTTTTCAGCCTTTGCGGTTGTAACACTAACGTGGATATTCGTAGGTTACTCAGTAGCCTACGGAGACGATATTTTTGGTTTTATAGGAAATCCATTCCAGTACGTATTAGGTAAGGGTATAAGCGGGATAAATTCCGATACCGGATACCCTGCACTTCTGGATCTGATGTTCCAGCTCACTTTCGCAACAATAACTACCGCTTTAATTTCGGGTTCCTTCGTAGGAAGGATGAAGTTTTCAGCCTGGATATTGTTTGCAATACTCTGGAGCGTATTTGTTTATCCGCCTGTAGCCCACTGGGTATGGGGAGGCGGATTTCTGGCTAACGACGGAGCCCTTGACTTTGCAGGAGGAACGGTAGTCCACATTAACGCGGGTATAGCGGGTTTAGTAGGTGCGTTGATCCTCGGAAGAAGGAAAGACACATCTCTTATTCCCAACAACGTTCCACTGGTAGCCCTCGGTGCGGGAATACTGTGGTTCGGGTGGTTTGGATTCAACGCCGGTTCTGCTCTCGGAGCTAATGAGAGCGCAGCTTGGGCAATGATAAATACCACGGTTGCAACTTCAACGGCAGCACTCGCATGGATGTTTACCGAATGGCTTCACGTCGGTAAACCTACAGTTGTGGGAATATCTTCAGGTATCGTTGCAGGACTTGTCGCAATAACTCCCGCGGCAGGTTTTGTAAACCTTATCGGTTCAATTTTTATAGGAGCTATAGCATCCGTGTGTGCTTACTTTATGGTTGCTCTTGTAAAACCAAAATTCGGATACGACGATGCACTTGACGTGTTCGGAATTCACGGAGTACGCGGAATAGTGGGAGCAGTTTTAACGGGAGTATTTGCGGATCCGAACGTGGGAGGAACTCCTGGACTGCTCTACGGCAATCCAAAACAGGTTCTTATACAAATAGAAGGCGTTATCGCTACTATACTCTACTCCGCTATCCTCACAGCCGTTATACTGCTGGTTCTGAAAGCAGTAGTAGGTCTAAGAGTTTCCGAAGAAGAGGAGCTCGAACTGGACAGCTCCCTACACGGTGAAAAGGCTTACAACCTATAA
- a CDS encoding molybdopterin-dependent oxidoreductase translates to MPLSPTSVPLTVKEFEKALCGICGGCSSACGYIAYLKQDELVDLYGHPHDPNGIGSFCTKGITYIQEIPKNPLRITKPLLREGNNFREVEFQETKKLIKENLKGKVAFFLDRFAGIEEYLIARSLTEEVFSDSLYLPFKQTSVRAQDWVDKKALFIFEAEPTFSEVMLTRWIVDAFEKDAYIFTAGSRYTTVFQKSKEKVLTTPEKTTEILQALSEGRFEGKAQKFLEFFGKESVVIVGDTLLRSPFRGKVLKTLKEISEKYGADYSIVGNITPFPVKSLKEFLERLGEFDTLVLFGNPFIYLSDEQIQKLKDKFVINFAYFPTITANHSTLIIPRTTFAEREFIVKGFGFLAHSPQVLNAPFPQPYEYFESSFDVEDFLKECGVKLEELKEKEGGVDISMKDITEVDINEEDRSESGELWFICDNTLAEELGHWNPWTHALEREQFAYVNQKTKERLNIGNLIEINGVKLKVKVNNNLADNVVFVPNSFEEFQPFDPGIRVGRLMKKPFFKLEVLNLNV, encoded by the coding sequence ATGCCCCTTTCCCCTACTTCCGTCCCCTTAACGGTAAAGGAATTTGAGAAAGCTCTGTGCGGTATTTGCGGCGGGTGTTCAAGTGCCTGCGGTTACATAGCTTACCTCAAGCAAGATGAGCTCGTTGACCTCTACGGACACCCCCACGACCCGAACGGCATAGGTAGCTTCTGCACAAAGGGAATAACTTACATTCAGGAAATCCCGAAAAACCCCCTAAGAATTACAAAGCCCCTTTTAAGGGAAGGGAACAACTTTAGGGAAGTTGAATTTCAAGAGACAAAGAAACTAATAAAGGAAAACTTAAAAGGAAAGGTCGCCTTTTTCCTAGACAGGTTTGCGGGAATTGAGGAATACCTCATAGCAAGAAGCCTAACCGAGGAAGTCTTTTCGGACTCCCTTTACCTTCCCTTTAAACAAACCAGCGTCAGAGCTCAGGATTGGGTGGACAAAAAAGCCCTATTTATATTTGAGGCGGAGCCCACATTTTCGGAGGTTATGCTCACCCGCTGGATAGTGGACGCCTTTGAAAAGGACGCATATATCTTTACGGCGGGAAGCAGGTATACGACCGTTTTTCAAAAATCAAAAGAAAAGGTTCTGACCACACCAGAAAAAACAACCGAGATTTTACAGGCACTTTCTGAGGGAAGATTTGAAGGCAAAGCTCAAAAATTCCTTGAATTTTTCGGAAAAGAGAGCGTTGTCATAGTAGGAGACACACTCCTTCGCTCACCGTTCAGAGGAAAAGTTTTAAAAACCCTTAAAGAAATCAGTGAAAAGTACGGTGCGGACTACTCAATTGTAGGAAACATAACGCCGTTTCCTGTAAAAAGCTTAAAGGAATTTTTGGAAAGATTAGGAGAGTTTGACACACTCGTTTTATTCGGAAATCCGTTTATTTACCTCTCTGATGAACAAATTCAAAAGTTAAAGGATAAATTCGTCATTAACTTTGCATACTTCCCCACTATAACTGCAAACCACAGCACTCTTATAATTCCCAGAACCACTTTCGCGGAAAGGGAGTTTATAGTAAAGGGTTTTGGCTTTTTGGCACACTCACCGCAGGTCCTAAATGCACCATTTCCCCAACCGTACGAGTACTTTGAAAGTTCTTTTGACGTAGAAGACTTTCTGAAGGAGTGCGGAGTTAAGCTTGAGGAATTAAAGGAAAAGGAAGGGGGAGTGGACATAAGTATGAAGGACATTACGGAGGTTGACATAAACGAAGAAGACAGATCAGAGAGCGGAGAGCTCTGGTTCATCTGTGACAACACCTTAGCGGAAGAACTCGGACACTGGAACCCCTGGACCCACGCCCTTGAGAGGGAGCAGTTTGCTTACGTAAACCAGAAAACGAAGGAACGTTTAAATATAGGGAACCTTATAGAAATAAACGGTGTAAAGCTGAAAGTAAAGGTAAACAACAACCTCGCTGATAACGTTGTATTCGTTCCGAACTCCTTTGAGGAGTTTCAGCCCTTTGATCCGGGTATCAGGGTGGGAAGGTTGATGAAAAAACCGTTTTTTAAACTTGAAGTTCTAAATTTAAATGTATGA
- a CDS encoding Uma2 family endonuclease, producing the protein MDEVCEKIKHRVLKPPKVIFEVVSEGTAQKDETIKFELYRREGIEYYVIAFLSLKKTKVYKLHEGKYVKLKDVTDDSLEINLEDCSISLDFSKIW; encoded by the coding sequence ATAGACGAGGTTTGCGAAAAGATAAAACACAGAGTCTTGAAACCGCCGAAAGTTATATTTGAAGTAGTCTCGGAAGGAACTGCTCAAAAGGACGAAACGATAAAGTTTGAACTCTATCGGAGAGAGGGAATAGAGTACTACGTTATAGCTTTCCTATCTCTGAAGAAAACAAAGGTCTACAAACTTCACGAGGGTAAGTATGTGAAGTTAAAAGACGTTACAGATGATTCCTTAGAAATAAACTTGGAGGATTGCAGTATTTCTTTAGACTTCTCAAAAATCTGGTAA
- the hfq gene encoding RNA chaperone Hfq, producing MPYKLQESFLNTARKKRVKVSVYLVNGVRLQGRIRSFDLFTILLEDGKQQTLVYKHAITTIVPHERLEIEFEEAGVPGQG from the coding sequence ATGCCTTACAAGTTGCAGGAGAGCTTTCTAAACACGGCGAGGAAGAAAAGGGTAAAGGTTTCAGTATACCTGGTAAACGGTGTAAGACTTCAGGGAAGGATAAGATCCTTTGATTTATTTACTATCCTTCTGGAGGATGGAAAACAGCAAACCTTAGTTTATAAACACGCTATAACTACGATAGTTCCCCACGAAAGGTTAGAGATAGAGTTTGAAGAAGCAGGAGTGCCGGGGCAAGGTTAA
- a CDS encoding outer membrane beta-barrel protein: protein MKKYVLPLLFLSSLSLAEEKSLYLKVSQPLELYGGISAGYFYTTNEDGKDSSDKLQITNAILGLKAEVGEKIRFGFDLAVGGSLWSTVWDGGQGDFSYYDPDEKELKEGVGLHWGYAYLKPFKGFEVSAGVLTTNIGYELADTYSNPNVTFGAVWYAQPFIYPGVRLTLDFSEIADLPVSLYAEYNQEYDLDNYAVGILGELGNLSYALSYYDYRASKNLVDLVLGYTIFNVDLGLNFDYQWLDDSAKSAGQDDSAYGVALYVIPKFETKYGEFSLPLRLEYFDEGSSGIYFGGADKGYTLTVTPTFRPTPNTYVRAEVSYVNTDNKVFKNGTKDNKTTLAVELGFTF from the coding sequence ATGAAAAAGTACGTTCTTCCTCTCTTGTTTTTAAGCTCTCTTTCTCTCGCTGAGGAAAAAAGTCTTTACCTGAAGGTATCCCAACCGCTGGAGCTTTACGGCGGGATAAGTGCCGGGTACTTCTACACCACAAACGAGGACGGTAAAGACTCAAGCGATAAACTGCAGATAACGAACGCCATACTCGGACTGAAGGCTGAAGTTGGAGAAAAGATAAGGTTCGGCTTTGACCTTGCTGTAGGCGGTTCTCTCTGGTCCACCGTATGGGACGGCGGACAGGGAGATTTTTCCTATTACGACCCAGATGAAAAGGAATTGAAAGAAGGTGTAGGACTTCACTGGGGATACGCCTACCTGAAACCCTTCAAAGGCTTTGAAGTTTCTGCCGGTGTACTTACAACAAACATAGGCTACGAACTTGCAGACACGTATAGCAATCCTAACGTAACTTTTGGAGCGGTATGGTACGCACAGCCCTTCATATACCCCGGAGTCAGGCTCACGCTTGATTTTAGTGAAATAGCGGATTTACCGGTAAGTCTTTATGCCGAGTACAATCAGGAGTACGACCTTGACAATTACGCGGTTGGAATTCTCGGGGAACTCGGCAACCTTTCTTACGCCCTGAGTTATTACGACTACAGAGCTTCAAAAAACCTCGTTGATTTAGTTCTCGGATATACCATCTTCAACGTGGACCTCGGTCTGAACTTTGATTACCAATGGCTGGACGACAGTGCAAAATCAGCAGGACAGGACGATTCTGCTTACGGAGTTGCCCTGTACGTAATACCAAAGTTTGAAACTAAATACGGCGAGTTTTCCCTGCCTTTAAGACTGGAATACTTTGACGAAGGAAGTAGCGGGATTTACTTTGGCGGGGCGGACAAGGGCTATACACTTACCGTTACGCCTACTTTCAGACCTACACCTAACACCTACGTAAGGGCTGAAGTATCCTATGTAAATACGGATAATAAAGTGTTTAAAAACGGCACAAAAGACAACAAAACCACTCTGGCAGTAGAACTCGGCTTCACCTTTTAG
- the fsa gene encoding fructose-6-phosphate aldolase, producing MKFFLDTANVEEIKKAMEWGILDGVTTNPTLISKTGRPFKEVVKEILELVDGPVSLETVSLDAEGMIREGRMLAELGENVVVKIPMTPEGLKAVIALESEGIPTNVTLVFSPTQALLAAKAGASYVSPFVGRLDDISGEGMKLIEEIKTIFSNYEFDTEIIVASVRHPMHVLESALIGADICTMPFKVMEQLFKHPLTDIGLERFLKDWEKVPEKPF from the coding sequence ATGAAGTTCTTTTTAGATACAGCAAACGTAGAAGAGATTAAGAAGGCTATGGAGTGGGGAATACTGGACGGCGTTACAACAAACCCTACACTCATCTCAAAAACGGGAAGACCCTTCAAAGAAGTTGTAAAGGAAATACTTGAACTCGTTGATGGACCCGTCAGTCTAGAAACCGTTTCTCTGGATGCAGAGGGAATGATAAGGGAAGGCAGGATGCTAGCGGAACTCGGAGAAAACGTGGTCGTGAAGATACCCATGACTCCCGAAGGACTCAAGGCTGTGATAGCCCTTGAAAGCGAGGGGATACCCACAAACGTAACCCTCGTCTTCTCACCAACCCAAGCACTGCTTGCGGCAAAAGCAGGAGCTTCTTACGTTTCTCCCTTCGTGGGAAGACTTGACGACATCAGCGGAGAAGGAATGAAACTTATAGAAGAGATTAAAACAATTTTCTCCAATTACGAGTTTGACACGGAAATAATAGTTGCAAGCGTAAGGCACCCTATGCACGTTCTCGAGTCCGCTCTAATCGGTGCTGACATCTGTACCATGCCCTTTAAAGTTATGGAACAACTCTTCAAGCACCCCTTAACTGACATAGGGCTGGAGAGGTTCCTGAAGGATTGGGAAAAGGTTCCCGAAAAACCCTTCTGA
- the glnA gene encoding glutamine synthetase GlnA, whose protein sequence is MPKYTPEEVLDLIQKEGVQYVDLRFSDPFGQWQHLTIPAYEISKETFEVGRGFDGSSIRGWQSINESDMLAKPDPNTAFIDPFIEPKTLVMICDIYDPVTGERYGRDTRYIAQKAEQYLKQTGIGDTAYFGPEAEFFIFDSVEFGTAANYAFWRVDSEEGWWNREVPSSGYKIPHKRGYFPAPPVDKMMQLRNEMVSIMSDLGIIVELHHHEVATAGQGEIDIRYDSLLNQADKLFLYKYIVRMVAAKHGKYATFMAKVLPNDNGSGMHTHFSIWKNGENLFAGSEYAGLSKTALYAIGGILKHGPAIAAFTNPTVNSYHRLVPGYEAPVRLAYSARNRSAAIRIPMYSQNPKAKRIEVRFPDATSNPYLAFAAILMAAIDGIENEIDPGEPFDKDIYSLPPEELEGIPQLPGSLEEALKALEEDYEFLLKGNVFTEEFIQLWIESKRAEIDELRFIPHPKEFELYWDI, encoded by the coding sequence ATGCCAAAGTACACACCAGAAGAAGTCTTAGACCTTATTCAGAAGGAAGGGGTTCAGTACGTTGACCTGAGGTTTTCTGACCCCTTCGGTCAGTGGCAGCACTTAACGATCCCCGCCTACGAAATATCTAAGGAAACTTTTGAAGTAGGCAGGGGATTTGACGGGTCTTCCATCAGGGGATGGCAGTCCATCAACGAGTCTGACATGCTCGCAAAACCTGACCCCAATACCGCGTTTATAGACCCATTTATAGAGCCAAAGACGCTCGTAATGATTTGTGATATCTACGATCCCGTTACGGGTGAAAGGTATGGAAGGGACACCAGGTACATAGCACAAAAAGCTGAACAGTACCTCAAGCAAACTGGAATAGGAGATACCGCGTACTTTGGACCCGAAGCGGAGTTCTTCATATTTGACAGTGTGGAGTTTGGCACCGCTGCTAATTACGCCTTCTGGAGAGTAGACTCAGAAGAAGGATGGTGGAACAGAGAAGTACCCTCTTCCGGATATAAGATACCCCACAAGAGAGGATACTTCCCCGCACCGCCCGTTGACAAGATGATGCAACTGAGAAACGAAATGGTTTCTATAATGTCGGACCTCGGTATAATAGTTGAGCTCCACCACCACGAAGTTGCAACAGCTGGACAGGGCGAAATAGACATAAGGTACGACAGCCTTTTAAATCAGGCGGATAAACTCTTCCTCTACAAGTACATAGTTAGAATGGTTGCCGCAAAACACGGAAAGTACGCAACCTTTATGGCTAAGGTTCTTCCAAACGACAACGGTTCTGGAATGCACACCCACTTCTCCATATGGAAAAACGGAGAAAACCTCTTTGCAGGAAGCGAGTACGCTGGACTTTCAAAGACAGCACTCTACGCCATAGGAGGTATACTCAAACACGGTCCCGCAATAGCGGCGTTTACAAACCCCACAGTTAACTCTTACCACAGGCTCGTACCCGGATACGAAGCACCCGTAAGATTAGCCTACTCCGCTAGGAACAGATCTGCGGCTATAAGAATACCCATGTACTCTCAAAATCCGAAGGCAAAGAGGATAGAAGTAAGGTTCCCGGACGCTACATCCAACCCTTACCTTGCGTTTGCGGCTATACTCATGGCTGCAATAGATGGAATTGAGAACGAAATAGACCCTGGTGAACCTTTTGACAAGGACATATACTCCCTACCTCCCGAAGAGCTCGAAGGAATTCCTCAACTACCCGGTTCCCTTGAAGAAGCCTTAAAGGCTCTGGAGGAAGATTACGAGTTCCTCTTAAAAGGAAACGTGTTCACAGAAGAGTTCATACAGCTCTGGATAGAGTCCAAGAGAGCCGAAATAGACGAACTCAGGTTTATACCCCACCCCAAAGAATTTGAACTTTACTGGGACATTTAA